The genomic DNA TCTCCCGCTCGGTGACGTAGACGCGAAAGCAAGCTCCCCTCATGCAGTTCCTCTATGCCTGAATCCATCGGACCATCCAGATGCCGGCCACGGTCGCTGCCAGTGAGCCCAGCAGATGCACGCTGATGTGAGCGAGCGCCCAGCCGTATTGCCCGCGCGCGAGCAGCGTGACCGCTTCCGCAGAGAA from Betaproteobacteria bacterium includes the following:
- a CDS encoding fluoride ion transporter CrcB (may be involved in chromosome condensation; overexpression in Escherichia coli protects against decondensation by camphor; overexpressing the protein results in an increase in supercoiling), with product FSAEAVTLLARGQYGWALAHISVHLLGSLAATVAGIWMVRWIQA